The Streptomyces sp. NBC_01275 genome has a segment encoding these proteins:
- a CDS encoding carbohydrate ABC transporter permease produces the protein MAAVATPPAATARPVPVVSPSPRRRRVRLGRVAINLVLLAVSVLYVLPLLWMVLASVTDANSFRLKWPSSLTLDNFDAVLDVDTTYRPMLNSLLLCGFGTAVTVVVSVLAAYPLSRYRSRVRRPFLYTILFSTGLPITAVMIPVYSMFVQVNLIDSMPGTTLFLAASALPFGIWLMKNFMDGVPVVLEEAARIDGANTMQVLWRVVLPLMRPGVVVVTVFTFIGMWGNFFVPFILLLSPEKLPASVSVFTFLSAHDQTQYGQLSAFSLLYSLPVVLLYLLLARKLGGGFALGGALKG, from the coding sequence ATGGCCGCCGTCGCCACCCCGCCCGCCGCGACCGCCCGCCCGGTCCCCGTCGTGTCCCCCTCCCCGCGCCGGCGCCGCGTCCGGCTCGGGCGCGTGGCGATCAACCTGGTCCTGCTCGCCGTATCGGTGCTGTACGTCCTGCCGTTGCTGTGGATGGTGCTCGCCTCGGTGACCGACGCCAACAGCTTCCGGCTGAAGTGGCCCTCGTCGCTGACGCTCGACAACTTCGACGCGGTCCTCGACGTCGACACCACCTACCGGCCGATGCTCAACAGCCTGCTGCTGTGCGGCTTCGGGACGGCGGTGACCGTGGTGGTGTCGGTGCTCGCGGCCTATCCGCTGTCGCGCTATCGGTCCCGGGTACGGCGGCCGTTCCTGTACACGATCCTGTTCTCCACCGGGCTGCCCATCACCGCCGTGATGATCCCGGTCTACAGCATGTTCGTGCAGGTGAACCTGATCGACTCGATGCCCGGCACGACCCTGTTCCTGGCCGCGTCCGCGCTGCCGTTCGGGATCTGGCTGATGAAGAACTTCATGGACGGCGTCCCGGTCGTCCTCGAGGAGGCCGCCCGGATCGACGGCGCGAACACCATGCAGGTGCTGTGGCGGGTGGTGCTGCCGCTGATGCGGCCCGGTGTCGTCGTGGTCACCGTCTTCACGTTCATCGGCATGTGGGGGAACTTCTTCGTCCCCTTCATCCTGCTGCTGTCCCCGGAGAAACTCCCCGCGTCGGTCAGCGTGTTCACCTTCCTCAGCGCCCATGACCAGACGCAGTACGGGCAGTTGTCGGCGTTCTCGCTCCTCTACTCGCTGCCCGTCGTCCTGCTCTACCTGCTGCTGGCCCGCAAGCTGGGCGGCGGCTTCGCGCTCGGCGGCGCCCTCAAGGGCTGA
- a CDS encoding ferritin-like domain-containing protein, protein MHTDGFAKWTRRFEDERERRRVQGDPDWGRSATLHPAVWAGIQRFQVGEDGDGANLVGKADQAGDADYAQAVRLFIAEEQNHARLLARLLAAGGVPTLTGHWSDTVFVRLRRLMGLRMELLVLMIAEVVALRYYRALRDGADDSLTAEVAGRILSDEQRHVPFHCERLHASLVELPRVLRRPVMALWRLLLLAVSLVVAADHGPALRRLGVGRLRFVVDVMTSSHTVVAAVLAPLPDAWTSAG, encoded by the coding sequence GTGCATACGGACGGCTTCGCCAAGTGGACAAGACGGTTCGAGGACGAGCGAGAGCGCAGGCGCGTCCAGGGGGACCCGGACTGGGGGCGGAGCGCGACGCTGCATCCGGCGGTGTGGGCCGGCATCCAGCGCTTCCAGGTCGGCGAGGACGGAGACGGCGCCAACCTCGTCGGCAAGGCGGACCAGGCCGGCGACGCCGACTACGCGCAGGCGGTCCGGCTCTTCATCGCCGAGGAACAGAACCACGCCCGGCTACTGGCTCGGCTGCTGGCCGCGGGGGGCGTACCGACGCTGACCGGGCACTGGAGCGACACGGTCTTCGTACGGCTGCGGCGGCTCATGGGTCTACGCATGGAACTGCTGGTGCTGATGATCGCGGAAGTGGTGGCGCTGCGTTACTACCGGGCCCTGCGCGACGGCGCCGACGACTCGCTCACCGCGGAGGTGGCGGGGCGCATCCTGTCCGACGAGCAGCGCCACGTACCGTTCCACTGCGAGCGACTGCACGCCTCCCTGGTGGAGCTGCCCCGCGTCCTACGCCGCCCGGTGATGGCCTTGTGGCGACTTCTGCTGCTCGCGGTCTCGCTCGTCGTCGCCGCCGACCACGGTCCGGCACTGCGCCGACTCGGCGTCGGACGCCTGCGATTCGTGGTCGACGTCATGACCTCGTCCCACACGGTGGTCGCCGCGGTGCTGGCGCCCCTCCCGGACGCCTGGACGAGCGCGGGCTGA
- a CDS encoding carbohydrate ABC transporter permease, whose amino-acid sequence MLRGLPTLPAVLLLAVFLAGPIAYCVYYAFTDMQLTGASGTSFVGLDNFTRALKDADFLNAVWLTLVFVVGSAVIGQNTLGLALAVLMQKATQPVRALVNGVVIAAWVLPEVVAGYLMYAFFYDQGSLNSLLGALHLPEQNWLYTMPILAVCLANVWRGTAFSLMVFTAAINDVPQELVEAAEMDGAGPWQRLWRVVLPVIRPSILTNLMLITLQTLSVFGLIYTMTRGGPGNKSETLPIFMYQQAFQNSLIGYGTAIALVLLVVGALFSVVYIRLLKLEDD is encoded by the coding sequence CTGCTGCGCGGCCTGCCGACGCTCCCGGCCGTGCTTCTGCTGGCCGTGTTCCTGGCCGGCCCGATCGCGTACTGCGTGTACTACGCGTTCACGGACATGCAGCTCACCGGGGCCTCCGGCACCAGCTTCGTCGGCCTGGACAACTTCACCAGGGCCCTGAAGGACGCCGACTTCCTCAACGCGGTCTGGCTGACCCTGGTGTTCGTGGTCGGCTCCGCCGTGATCGGCCAGAACACGCTCGGGCTCGCCCTGGCCGTCCTGATGCAGAAGGCCACCCAGCCGGTACGGGCGCTCGTCAACGGCGTCGTCATCGCCGCGTGGGTGCTGCCCGAGGTGGTCGCCGGCTATCTGATGTACGCCTTCTTCTACGACCAGGGCTCGCTCAACTCGCTCCTGGGCGCACTGCATCTGCCGGAGCAGAACTGGCTGTACACGATGCCGATCCTCGCCGTGTGCCTGGCGAACGTCTGGCGCGGCACCGCGTTCTCCCTGATGGTCTTCACCGCCGCCATCAACGACGTGCCCCAGGAGCTGGTGGAGGCCGCGGAGATGGACGGCGCGGGCCCCTGGCAGCGGCTGTGGCGGGTCGTCCTGCCGGTCATCCGGCCCTCGATCCTCACCAACCTGATGCTGATCACGCTGCAGACGCTCTCCGTCTTCGGCCTGATCTACACCATGACCCGCGGCGGACCCGGCAACAAGAGCGAGACCCTGCCGATCTTCATGTACCAGCAGGCCTTCCAGAACAGCCTGATCGGCTACGGCACCGCCATCGCCCTGGTGCTGCTCGTGGTCGGCGCCCTGTTCTCCGTCGTGTACATCCGGCTGCTGAAACTGGAGGACGACTGA
- a CDS encoding glycoside hydrolase family 38 C-terminal domain-containing protein — MHNDRDVTEQRLARVLNERIRPVVHARSVPLDVEVWSVPGEPVPVQEGLTAPYRPARVGEWWGPAWSTSWFKVSGTIPADWAGERVEAVLDLGFATHSAGFSAEGLVYRADGTAAKALNPRNTWLPVTEQAVGGEEFVAFVEAAANPVVMHTAPGELTFGPTSVGGRAPWLGDPAADPGEPLYRLRRLDLAVFDRDVHELVQDLDVLSQLMPELSPDSPRRWQILRAVERALDAVDLQDVSGSAAAARAALAPVLASPAHASAHRISAVGHAHIDTAWLWPLRETVRKVARTVSNVTQLMDDYPEFRFVMSQAQQLAWLKEHRPEVYARAQEKAKSGQFLPTGSLWVEPDTNISGGEALVRQFVHGKRFFLEEFGVETEEMWLPDTFGYNAALPQLMKLAGVRWFLTQKISWNTTNKFPHHTFWWEGIDGTRIFSHFPPVDSYNGELSGAEVAHSVRNFQDKGGANHSLIPFGYGDGGGGPTREMLARAARLGNLEGSARIEIEGPADFFRRAHDEYEANGGAPVWSGELYLEFHRGTLTSQLATKQGNRRSEHLLREAELWAATAAVRNGQPYPYDALDRLWKTVLLHQFHDILPGTSIAWVHREAEETYAAVARELEELIGTAQGALAGEPDGTVVFNAAPHARGGVAALGASPRSEAVDAPVAPAPDGDGFVLDNGLVRVVVDARGLITSAYDHTAGREALAPGAVGNLLQLHQDFPNQWDAWDVDVFYRNTVHDLTDAESVTATADGVRVVRVFGTSRIEQTLTLPAGSRGPVIDTVVDWHEREKFLKAAFPLDVRAAHSTAEIPFGHVERPTHTNTSWDAAKFETCAHRFLHVGEPDWGAALVNDSSYGHDVTRDIRPDGGTTTTVRLSLLRAARFPDPDQDQGAHRLGYALVIGADVADATREGYRFNLPERAVPGSATVSPLVSVDHAGVIVEAVKLADDRSGDIVVRLYESRGTRARARLTTGFPLVSATATDLLERPLDDPTSHRHTEEGIQLTLRPFQILTLRMRPAAGSRQHG; from the coding sequence ATGCACAACGACCGTGACGTCACCGAACAACGGCTCGCCCGTGTGCTCAACGAGCGCATCCGGCCCGTCGTCCATGCCCGGTCCGTCCCCCTCGACGTGGAGGTCTGGAGCGTCCCCGGCGAGCCGGTCCCGGTCCAGGAGGGCCTGACCGCGCCCTATCGGCCGGCCAGGGTCGGCGAGTGGTGGGGGCCCGCCTGGTCGACGAGCTGGTTCAAGGTCAGCGGCACGATTCCCGCGGACTGGGCCGGCGAGAGAGTCGAGGCCGTACTGGATCTCGGATTCGCCACCCACTCCGCCGGCTTCTCCGCCGAGGGGCTGGTCTATCGGGCCGACGGCACCGCGGCGAAGGCGCTGAATCCGCGCAACACATGGCTGCCGGTGACCGAACAGGCAGTGGGGGGCGAGGAGTTCGTCGCCTTCGTCGAGGCCGCGGCCAATCCCGTCGTCATGCACACCGCTCCCGGCGAACTCACCTTCGGCCCCACGTCGGTGGGCGGACGGGCGCCGTGGCTGGGCGACCCGGCCGCGGACCCCGGCGAGCCCCTGTACCGGCTGCGGCGTCTGGACCTCGCCGTCTTCGACCGGGACGTCCATGAGCTCGTCCAGGACCTCGACGTGCTGAGCCAGTTGATGCCCGAGCTGTCGCCCGACTCCCCGCGCCGCTGGCAGATCCTGCGCGCGGTCGAGCGGGCCCTGGACGCCGTCGACCTGCAGGACGTCAGCGGCAGCGCGGCCGCCGCGCGGGCCGCCCTCGCTCCCGTCCTGGCGTCGCCCGCGCACGCGAGCGCGCACCGGATCTCGGCGGTCGGGCATGCGCACATCGACACCGCCTGGTTGTGGCCGCTGCGCGAGACCGTGCGCAAAGTGGCCCGCACGGTCTCCAATGTCACTCAACTCATGGACGACTACCCGGAGTTCAGGTTCGTCATGTCCCAGGCGCAGCAGCTCGCCTGGCTGAAGGAGCACCGGCCCGAGGTGTACGCGCGAGCGCAGGAGAAGGCGAAGTCGGGGCAGTTCCTGCCGACCGGCAGCCTGTGGGTGGAGCCGGACACCAACATCAGTGGCGGCGAGGCCCTGGTGCGCCAGTTCGTCCACGGCAAGCGGTTCTTCCTGGAGGAGTTCGGCGTCGAGACCGAGGAGATGTGGCTGCCGGACACCTTCGGCTACAACGCGGCCCTGCCGCAGCTGATGAAGCTGGCCGGGGTGCGGTGGTTCCTGACCCAGAAGATCTCCTGGAACACCACCAACAAGTTCCCGCACCACACCTTCTGGTGGGAGGGCATCGACGGCACCCGGATCTTCAGCCACTTCCCGCCCGTCGACAGCTACAACGGTGAGCTGTCCGGCGCCGAAGTCGCGCACAGCGTACGGAACTTCCAGGACAAGGGCGGCGCCAACCACTCCCTGATCCCCTTCGGCTACGGCGACGGCGGCGGCGGCCCCACCCGTGAGATGCTCGCGCGCGCCGCCCGGCTCGGGAACCTGGAGGGCTCGGCCCGGATCGAGATCGAGGGCCCTGCGGACTTCTTCCGGCGCGCGCACGACGAGTACGAGGCGAACGGCGGCGCGCCCGTGTGGTCCGGGGAGTTGTACCTGGAGTTCCACCGCGGCACCCTCACCAGCCAGCTCGCCACCAAGCAGGGCAACCGGCGCAGCGAACACCTGCTGCGGGAGGCGGAGTTGTGGGCCGCGACCGCGGCCGTTCGCAACGGGCAGCCCTACCCGTACGACGCGCTGGACCGGCTGTGGAAGACGGTGCTGCTGCACCAGTTCCACGACATCCTGCCCGGGACGTCGATCGCCTGGGTGCACCGGGAGGCGGAGGAGACCTACGCGGCCGTGGCCCGGGAACTGGAGGAGCTGATCGGCACGGCCCAGGGGGCGCTGGCCGGGGAGCCCGACGGCACGGTCGTCTTCAACGCCGCACCGCACGCCCGTGGCGGTGTCGCGGCGCTCGGCGCGAGCCCGCGCTCCGAGGCCGTCGACGCGCCGGTCGCGCCGGCGCCGGACGGGGACGGGTTCGTCCTCGACAACGGTCTGGTCCGGGTCGTGGTGGACGCCCGCGGCCTGATCACCTCCGCCTACGACCACACGGCCGGCCGCGAGGCCCTGGCGCCGGGAGCGGTCGGCAACCTGCTCCAGTTGCACCAGGACTTCCCGAACCAGTGGGACGCCTGGGACGTCGACGTCTTCTACCGCAACACCGTTCACGATCTCACGGACGCGGAGTCCGTCACCGCGACCGCGGACGGCGTCCGCGTCGTGCGTGTCTTCGGCACGTCGCGGATCGAGCAGACCCTGACGCTGCCGGCCGGTTCACGCGGACCCGTGATCGACACGGTCGTCGACTGGCACGAACGGGAGAAGTTCCTGAAGGCGGCCTTCCCGCTGGACGTACGGGCCGCCCATTCGACCGCCGAGATCCCCTTCGGGCACGTCGAGCGGCCCACGCACACCAACACCAGCTGGGACGCGGCCAAGTTCGAGACCTGCGCCCACCGCTTCCTGCACGTCGGCGAACCCGACTGGGGCGCCGCCCTGGTCAACGACTCCTCCTACGGCCACGACGTCACCCGTGACATCCGCCCCGACGGCGGTACGACGACCACGGTCCGCCTCTCCCTGCTGCGCGCCGCCCGGTTCCCCGACCCCGACCAGGACCAGGGCGCCCACCGGCTCGGCTACGCCCTGGTGATCGGCGCCGACGTCGCCGACGCGACCCGTGAGGGCTACCGGTTCAACCTGCCCGAGCGCGCGGTGCCGGGAAGTGCGACCGTCTCCCCGCTGGTGTCGGTCGACCACGCGGGGGTGATCGTCGAGGCGGTCAAGCTCGCCGACGACCGCAGCGGCGACATCGTCGTCCGCCTCTACGAGTCCCGCGGCACCCGCGCCCGCGCCCGCCTCACGACCGGCTTCCCGCTGGTCTCCGCCACCGCGACCGACCTCCTCGAACGCCCCCTCGACGACCCGACGAGCCACCGTCACACCGAGGAGGGGATCCAGTTGACACTCCGCCCCTTCCAGATCCTCACCCTCCGGATGCGTCCCGCGGCGGGAAGCCGACAGCACGGGTGA
- a CDS encoding cupin domain-containing protein — MEILKKQPTVKAPADWFTGDVWFDVVYAGQEPSRMRANMVRFSPCARTDWHSHAMGQTLHIVSGVALIGTRDGTVVEAHPGDTVHTPPGEEHWHGATADHFMTHLAMWEGPGPDGGPETTWLEKVDDAVYGAPRSSTR; from the coding sequence GTGGAAATCCTCAAGAAGCAGCCCACCGTCAAGGCGCCCGCCGACTGGTTCACCGGTGACGTCTGGTTCGACGTGGTCTACGCAGGCCAGGAGCCGTCCCGGATGCGCGCGAACATGGTGCGTTTCTCGCCGTGCGCCCGGACCGACTGGCACTCCCACGCCATGGGCCAGACCCTGCACATCGTGTCCGGCGTCGCCCTGATCGGCACCCGTGACGGCACCGTCGTCGAGGCCCACCCCGGCGACACCGTGCACACCCCGCCGGGCGAGGAGCACTGGCACGGCGCCACCGCCGACCACTTCATGACCCACCTCGCGATGTGGGAGGGCCCCGGCCCGGACGGCGGCCCCGAGACCACCTGGCTGGAGAAGGTCGACGACGCCGTGTACGGCGCACCGCGCAGCAGCACCCGCTGA
- a CDS encoding response regulator encodes MTRVLVVEDDPQLVRALVINLQARRYGVDAAADGATALRLAAARRPDVVMLDLGLPDMDGVDVIRALRGWTRAPILVLSARRASDEKVAALDAGADDYITKPFSMDELLARLRAAVRRTEDVPLAPETTLVATDGFTIDLLAKKATRAGRDLRLTPTEWHLLEILVTNPGRLVTQKQLLHEVWGAAQGNKTNYLRVYMAQLRRKLEADPSHPRHLITEPGMGYRFESEG; translated from the coding sequence ATGACCAGGGTGCTGGTCGTGGAAGACGACCCCCAGCTCGTACGGGCACTCGTGATCAACCTGCAGGCCCGCCGGTACGGAGTGGACGCGGCCGCCGACGGGGCCACGGCGCTCCGGCTGGCGGCCGCCCGCAGGCCGGACGTGGTGATGCTCGACCTCGGGCTGCCCGACATGGACGGCGTCGACGTCATCCGGGCGCTGCGCGGGTGGACGCGGGCGCCGATCCTCGTCCTGTCCGCGCGCCGGGCCTCCGACGAGAAGGTCGCCGCGCTCGACGCGGGGGCCGACGACTACATCACCAAGCCGTTCAGCATGGACGAGCTGCTGGCCCGGCTGCGGGCCGCCGTCCGCCGCACCGAGGACGTGCCGCTGGCTCCCGAGACGACGCTGGTCGCCACCGACGGGTTCACCATCGACCTGCTCGCCAAGAAGGCCACCCGCGCGGGCCGCGACCTGCGCCTCACCCCGACCGAATGGCATCTGCTGGAGATCCTGGTCACCAACCCCGGCCGCCTGGTCACCCAGAAGCAGCTGCTGCACGAGGTCTGGGGAGCCGCGCAGGGCAACAAGACCAACTACCTGCGCGTGTACATGGCCCAGCTCCGCCGCAAGCTCGAGGCGGACCCCTCGCATCCGCGCCACCTCATCACCGAGCCGGGGATGGGCTATCGGTTCGAGTCGGAGGGGTGA
- a CDS encoding MFS transporter gives MACLGVFVAYLPITTVAVSLPAVQQALDATTAQLSWVQDAFVLPMAALILTAGVFGDVHGRKKVFQAGLACCALGAGIALSAQSVEVLWIGQAVSGLGAAALLPTTLALISHAVPDHRERGKFIGLWATSLMAALAVGPLMAGVILDHADWRWIYLPTIPVSLIAAAFAARLLGDSRAPWGSPRSSEAERGGGRRLDWPGQITAALAVTAAVYGVIEGGAGSFTDVKVMVALFTAAASAVAFVLAERRSDSPMLDLTLFRSPAFTATALVAMISFLGLIGFFFVLSLYFGMVQQLDTLQAGFRLLTVTAAAILAGAPVGRLMHKVSARVLITGGLLVVAASLLSLTTLDADTSFASVAWRLALLGLGMGAVMTPMTATAVASVPYQLAGMAAAGNNAFRQVGGALGPAVLGALLTTRALHTLPGHLADAGLTEAARQPIVAAAKEDGLGAVAQLSLGPDTGRALAALGESFLDGMRLCLLTAAALTLLAAACSAVLLRRPRGATTAP, from the coding sequence ATGGCCTGTCTCGGCGTGTTCGTCGCCTATCTGCCGATCACCACCGTCGCGGTGAGCCTGCCCGCCGTCCAGCAGGCGCTCGACGCGACGACCGCCCAACTCTCCTGGGTCCAGGACGCGTTCGTCCTGCCCATGGCCGCGCTCATCCTGACCGCCGGCGTGTTCGGCGACGTCCACGGCCGCAAGAAGGTGTTCCAGGCGGGCCTGGCCTGCTGCGCCCTCGGCGCGGGGATAGCGCTGAGCGCTCAGTCGGTCGAGGTCCTCTGGATCGGACAGGCCGTCTCCGGGCTCGGCGCCGCCGCCCTGCTGCCGACCACCCTCGCGCTGATCAGCCACGCGGTCCCCGACCACCGCGAGCGCGGCAAGTTCATCGGCCTGTGGGCCACCTCCCTGATGGCCGCGCTGGCCGTCGGCCCCCTGATGGCCGGCGTGATCCTCGACCACGCCGACTGGCGCTGGATCTATCTGCCGACCATCCCCGTCTCGCTGATCGCGGCCGCCTTCGCCGCCCGGCTGCTCGGCGACTCGCGCGCGCCATGGGGGTCCCCCCGCTCGAGCGAAGCCGAGCGTGGGGGAGGCCGCCGCCTCGACTGGCCCGGACAGATCACCGCCGCCCTGGCCGTCACCGCCGCGGTGTACGGCGTCATCGAGGGCGGCGCGGGCTCCTTCACCGACGTCAAGGTCATGGTCGCCCTGTTCACGGCCGCCGCGAGCGCCGTCGCGTTCGTCCTGGCGGAACGGCGCAGCGACAGCCCCATGTTGGACCTGACGCTCTTCCGCAGCCCGGCCTTCACCGCCACCGCCCTCGTCGCCATGATCAGCTTCCTCGGGCTGATCGGCTTCTTCTTCGTGCTCAGCCTGTACTTCGGCATGGTCCAGCAACTCGACACGCTCCAGGCCGGGTTCCGGCTGCTGACGGTCACCGCCGCGGCCATCCTGGCCGGAGCGCCGGTCGGGCGACTCATGCACAAGGTCTCCGCCCGCGTCCTGATCACCGGCGGCCTGCTCGTCGTAGCCGCGTCGCTGCTGTCCCTCACCACCCTCGACGCCGACACCTCCTTCGCCTCCGTGGCCTGGCGGCTGGCCCTGCTGGGCCTGGGCATGGGCGCCGTCATGACGCCGATGACGGCCACCGCCGTCGCCTCCGTGCCCTACCAGCTCGCGGGCATGGCGGCGGCCGGCAACAACGCCTTCCGCCAGGTCGGCGGCGCGCTCGGCCCCGCCGTCCTGGGCGCCCTGCTCACCACCCGGGCCCTGCACACCCTCCCCGGCCACCTCGCCGACGCCGGCCTGACCGAGGCGGCCCGGCAGCCCATCGTCGCGGCGGCGAAGGAGGACGGCCTGGGCGCGGTCGCCCAGCTGAGCCTCGGCCCGGACACCGGCCGCGCACTCGCCGCCCTGGGCGAGTCCTTCCTCGACGGCATGCGCCTGTGCCTGCTCACGGCCGCGGCCCTGACCCTTCTCGCCGCCGCCTGCTCCGCCGTCCTGCTGCGCCGCCCCCGGGGAGCCACGACAGCTCCCTGA
- a CDS encoding helix-turn-helix transcriptional regulator yields MAREQRSGSNGGSGGSGGSGELGRFLKARRARVTPADVGLPQGPGLRRTPGLRREELATLAGVSIDYYTRLERGRETNPSPSVVDALAAALLLDEPERRHLRDLAACAARGSAPERASGALGRAVDPGMELLLESMRPNPAHIVSRAMDLLASNPGGLRLMAGLEAWPQGQRNIVRYVFLHPTARVLFEDWENQIRGCVARLRTLAGVEPDAPDLTGLVDELLAKSPDFARLWERYDVKGHSRGRKTFHHPDAGTFTLGYHSFQVDGGSGQRMVAYHAAPGTPEYDVMVRLDRAPDRDRDREPAVAEVETAARASEHH; encoded by the coding sequence ATGGCACGTGAGCAGCGCAGTGGCAGCAATGGCGGCAGTGGCGGCAGTGGCGGCAGTGGGGAACTGGGCCGTTTCCTGAAGGCCCGCCGGGCCAGGGTGACCCCCGCCGACGTCGGGCTCCCGCAGGGACCCGGCCTGCGCCGGACGCCCGGCCTGCGCCGCGAGGAGCTGGCGACTCTGGCCGGGGTCAGCATCGACTACTACACGCGCCTGGAACGGGGCAGGGAGACCAACCCCAGCCCGTCCGTCGTCGACGCCCTCGCCGCCGCGCTGCTGCTCGACGAACCCGAGCGCCGGCACCTGCGCGACCTCGCCGCGTGCGCCGCCCGGGGCTCCGCCCCGGAGCGGGCGTCCGGCGCACTCGGCCGGGCCGTGGATCCCGGTATGGAACTGCTCCTGGAGAGCATGCGCCCCAACCCCGCCCACATCGTCAGCCGCGCCATGGACCTGCTGGCGTCCAACCCCGGCGGGCTGCGGCTGATGGCCGGGCTGGAGGCCTGGCCGCAGGGGCAGCGCAACATCGTGCGCTACGTCTTCCTGCACCCGACCGCCCGTGTCCTCTTCGAGGACTGGGAGAACCAGATCCGCGGCTGCGTCGCCCGCCTGCGCACCCTGGCCGGCGTCGAACCGGACGCCCCCGACCTCACCGGCCTCGTCGACGAACTGCTCGCGAAGAGCCCGGACTTCGCCCGCCTCTGGGAACGCTACGACGTCAAGGGCCACAGCCGCGGCCGCAAGACCTTCCACCACCCCGACGCCGGCACCTTCACCCTGGGCTACCACTCCTTCCAGGTGGACGGAGGCTCCGGTCAGCGCATGGTCGCCTACCACGCGGCTCCCGGCACTCCGGAGTACGACGTGATGGTCCGACTCGACCGCGCCCCCGACCGGGACCGGGACCGGGAGCCGGCCGTGGCCGAGGTCGAGACCGCCGCGCGGGCGTCCGAGCATCACTGA
- a CDS encoding HoxN/HupN/NixA family nickel/cobalt transporter — MTRKEWVNVGGMVGFILALHVIGWFTLIAIVAPEHYDLGARTFGIGIGVTAYTLGMRHAFDADHIAAIDNTTRKLMSEGQRPLSVGFWFSLGHSSIVFALAFLLSLGVKALAGPVENGDSQLHSVTGWIGTTVSGTFLYVIAIINLVIMAGIWKVFRQMRSGHFDEEALEKQLDKRGFMNRLLGRLTKSITKPWQMYPLGLLFGLGFDTATEIALLVLAGSGAASGLPWYAILCLPILFAAGMSLLDTIDGSFMNFAYGWAFSKPVRKVYYNLTITGLSVAVALLIGTVELLGLIAEQADLHGAFWDWVSGLDLNIIGYVVVGLFFATWAVALLVWKVGRIEEKWTAGLARPTERGAVEVRSTPL; from the coding sequence ATGACGCGCAAGGAGTGGGTCAACGTCGGCGGGATGGTCGGTTTCATCCTGGCGCTGCACGTCATCGGCTGGTTCACGCTCATCGCGATCGTCGCGCCCGAGCACTACGACCTGGGCGCCAGAACCTTCGGCATCGGCATCGGCGTCACCGCCTACACCCTGGGCATGCGGCACGCCTTCGACGCCGACCACATCGCCGCCATCGACAACACCACCCGGAAGCTGATGAGCGAGGGGCAGCGCCCGCTCTCGGTCGGCTTCTGGTTCTCCCTCGGCCACTCCAGCATCGTCTTCGCGCTCGCCTTCCTGCTCTCCCTCGGCGTCAAGGCGCTGGCCGGCCCGGTCGAGAACGGCGACTCCCAGCTGCACAGCGTCACGGGCTGGATCGGTACGACGGTCTCCGGGACGTTCCTCTACGTCATCGCGATCATCAACCTGGTGATCATGGCCGGCATCTGGAAGGTGTTCCGCCAGATGCGCTCGGGGCACTTCGACGAGGAGGCCCTGGAGAAGCAGCTCGACAAGCGCGGCTTCATGAACCGCCTGTTGGGCCGCCTGACGAAGTCGATCACCAAGCCGTGGCAGATGTACCCGCTGGGCCTGCTCTTCGGCCTGGGCTTCGACACGGCGACGGAGATCGCGCTGCTGGTCCTGGCCGGTTCGGGCGCGGCCTCCGGCCTGCCCTGGTACGCGATCCTCTGCCTGCCGATCCTGTTCGCGGCCGGCATGTCGCTGCTCGACACGATCGACGGCTCGTTCATGAACTTCGCCTACGGCTGGGCCTTCTCCAAGCCCGTCCGCAAGGTCTACTACAACCTCACCATCACCGGCCTGTCGGTCGCCGTCGCGCTTCTCATCGGCACCGTCGAACTCCTCGGCCTCATCGCCGAACAGGCCGACCTGCACGGCGCGTTCTGGGACTGGGTCTCCGGCCTCGACCTCAACATCATCGGCTACGTCGTCGTCGGACTGTTCTTCGCGACCTGGGCCGTGGCCCTGCTGGTGTGGAAGGTCGGCCGCATCGAGGAGAAGTGGACGGCGGGCCTGGCCCGGCCGACCGAACGGGGCGCGGTCGAGGTGCGGTCGACACCGCTATAA